TGTTACCTTTCTTCTAACCGTTATCATGGATCGTAATCTTCCTGAGCATTTATTTATCGGCCTAAAGGTTGTGCCTTTATATTTACATCTTCCATTTCAATTTATTATTCCGATTGTATTGTTTCTTACATTGTTAGTGAAGAAGAAAATGAAAAAGATTTAATTTCAAAAAAGACTGTTTGGAGAGCCTCCTTAACAGTCCATTCGTTATTAATATGTTAATTGTGGTTCAGCTACTTTTGATAATAAATGCTTCTTCATTTCTGCTACATCAATTGCTTTTCGGGCAACACCTGAATCCATTGCTGCCTTTGCAACAGCTGATGCCACGTGAGCAACAACTCTTTGATCAAATGGATCTGGTATTACGTAATCACTCGTTAAATCTTGTTCTGAAATTAACTCAGCAATTGCATGAACAGCTGCAAGCTTCATTTCTTCATTAATTTCTTTTGCTTGAACATCTAGTGCACCACGGAAAATTCCAGGGAAGGCAAGAACATTATTTACTTGGTTAGGAAAATCAGATCTTCCTGTTCCTACAACAAGTGCTCCTGCTTCTTTCGCTTCATTCGGCATAATCTCAGGTACAGGGTTCGCCATTGCAAAAATGATTGAATCTTGATTCATTGATGCAACCATTTCCTTTGTAACAGCTCCTGCTACAGATACACCAACAAACACATCTGCTCCTTCAAGAGCATCGGCTAAGTTCCCTTGCTTTTGGTCTTTATTTGTCATAGCTGCCAATTCTTCTTTAAATGAATTCATTCCTGCAGAACGACCTTCATAAATAATTCCTTTTGTATCACATAAAACAACATCTTTCACACCCATATGAAGCAGCAGCTTTACAATCGCAACACCTGCAGCACCTGCACCATTTACAACCACTGAGATGTTTTCTATTTTTTTATCTGCTAGCTTTAGAGCATTAATAAGTCCAGCAGCAGTCACAATCGCCGTACCATGTTGATCATCATGGAAGATTGGAATATCGCATGCTTTCTTTAATCTTTCTTCAATCTCAAAGCAATGTGGAGCGGCAATATCCTCTAGGTTTACTCCACCAAAGGTTGGTTCTAATAGCTTAACTGTTTCAACGATCTTATCTGAATCTGTTGTGTTTAAACAAATTGGAAAGGCATCCACATCCGCAAATGATTTAAATAATAGTGCTTTTCCTTCCATAACAGGCATTGCTGCTTTTGGTCCAATATTACCAAGGCCAAGTACAGCTGTACCATTAGAAACAACCGCAACTAAATTACCCTTCATTGTATACTCATATGCCTTGCTTTCGTCTTCATGAATGTCCAAGCATGGCTCTGCAACACCTGGAGAATAAGCTAAGCTTAAATCTTTA
This genomic stretch from Metabacillus sp. B2-18 harbors:
- a CDS encoding NAD(P)-dependent malic enzyme, which codes for MSTLREEAIKMHKDNKGKLGVHSKVPVRNAKDLSLAYSPGVAEPCLDIHEDESKAYEYTMKGNLVAVVSNGTAVLGLGNIGPKAAMPVMEGKALLFKSFADVDAFPICLNTTDSDKIVETVKLLEPTFGGVNLEDIAAPHCFEIEERLKKACDIPIFHDDQHGTAIVTAAGLINALKLADKKIENISVVVNGAGAAGVAIVKLLLHMGVKDVVLCDTKGIIYEGRSAGMNSFKEELAAMTNKDQKQGNLADALEGADVFVGVSVAGAVTKEMVASMNQDSIIFAMANPVPEIMPNEAKEAGALVVGTGRSDFPNQVNNVLAFPGIFRGALDVQAKEINEEMKLAAVHAIAELISEQDLTSDYVIPDPFDQRVVAHVASAVAKAAMDSGVARKAIDVAEMKKHLLSKVAEPQLTY